A window of the Procambarus clarkii isolate CNS0578487 chromosome 19, FALCON_Pclarkii_2.0, whole genome shotgun sequence genome harbors these coding sequences:
- the LOC138366558 gene encoding uncharacterized protein: MVQQPCYYSLLKVHKSSHHFLLKVHQLCCQSLLKVHQPCYYSLLKVHQPCHYSLLKVHQPGLCSLLKVNQPSHCSLLNVRQPCHYSLLKVHPPCRYSLLKVHQPYLYSFLKVNQPCHYSLLKVNQPYHYSLLKVHQPCRYSLLKVQQPCCYSLQKVHQPYDYFLLKAHQH; the protein is encoded by the coding sequence ATGGTTCAGCAGCCCTGttactactccctgctgaaggttcacaagTCCTCTCACCActtcctgctgaaggttcaccagctatGCTGCcagtccctgctgaaggttcaccagccctgctacTACTccttgctgaaggttcaccagccctgccactactccctgctgaaggttcaccagcccggcCTCTGCTCCTTGCTGAAAGTTAACCAGCCTTCCCACTGCTCCCTGCTGAATGTTCgccagccctgccactactccctgctgaaggttcacccacCCTgccgctactccctgctgaaAGTTCACCAGCCCTACCTCTACTCTTTTCTGAAGGTTaaccagccctgccactactccctgctgaaggttaaccagccctaccactactccctgctgaaggttcaccagccgtgCCGCTACTCCCTACTGAAGGTTCAACagccctgctgctactccctacagaaggttcaccagccctacgACTACTTCCTGCTGAAGGCTCACCAGCACTGA
- the LOC138366559 gene encoding activity-dependent neuroprotector homeobox protein 2-like, whose amino-acid sequence MNLQQGVAAIWLNLQQGAVVGLVNFQYGAAAGLVNLEQGVVTGLVNLQQGVEAGLVNFQQGVEAGVVNLQQGDGGGLVNLQQGDAAGLVNLQQGISVGLVNFQQRVVAELVKLQQRAAAGLVNLQLGVLAGLVNVQQGVAAGPVKLQQGVSTGWVNLQQGVVIGLVNIQQGIVAGLVNLQQGVAAGLVNLQQGVATELVNLQQGVEAGWVNLQQGVVAGLVNLQQGVVAGLVDLQQGVVAGLVNLQQGVAAGWVNIQLGVVLGLVNLQQEVVVGLVNLL is encoded by the coding sequence atgaaccttcagcagggagtagcagcAATATggttgaaccttcagcagggagcagTGGTAGGGCTGGTGAACTTTCAGTACGGAGCAGCAGCAGGGCTTGTGAACCTTGAGCAGGGAGTAGTGACAGGGCTGgttaaccttcagcagggagtagaggCCGGGCTGGTTAACTTTCAGCAAGGAGTAGAGGCCGgggtggtgaaccttcagcagggagatgGAGGAggtctggtgaaccttcagcagggagatgCAGCAggtctggtgaaccttcagcagggaataTCAGTAGGGCTGGTGAACTTTCAGCAGAGAGTAGTGGCAGAGCTAGTGAAACTTCAGCAGAGAGCAgcggcagggctggtgaaccttcagcttgGAGTtctggcagggctggtgaacgttcagcagggagtagcagcagggcCGGTGAAGCTTCAGCAGGGAGTATCAACAGGGTGGGTGAACCTTCAGCAAGGAGTAGTGATAGGACTGGTGAATATTCAGCAGGGAatagtggcagggctggtgaaccttcagcagggagtagcggcAGGGCTGGTTAACCTACAGCAAGGAGTAGCAACagagctggtgaaccttcagcagggagtagaagCAGGgtgggtgaaccttcagcagggagtagtggcagggctggtgaaccttcagcagggagtagtggcagggctggtggaccttcagcagggagtagtggcagggctagtgaaccttcagcagggagtagcagcagggTGGGTGAACATTCAGCTGGGAGTAGTattagggctggtgaaccttcagcaggaagTAGTCGTAGGGCTCGTGAACCTTCTGTAG